One genomic segment of Coffea arabica cultivar ET-39 chromosome 6e, Coffea Arabica ET-39 HiFi, whole genome shotgun sequence includes these proteins:
- the LOC113738644 gene encoding uncharacterized protein — MATLKITKKHHKHLNNPFNSPPQSGPFVEGKLFFNSQTLPSHQIFDIGKDFQVNWSSTDGGSLSISHKSQPARHIWSSVPGQAFVSAAVAETEVEESRGSFLVKDNEVHVVCNHQTIDCIRAVVDDSDVSVDVTDQNLPSFCGGNATKMAENGRQSPALMLTGKIIGSKKWNKKVQDPKSSSTAGNSEDCSIFAKYCILFDQKNGNQVGFQVRLGKPNVELRQRVSPKIYKGFARKLTGIRRRRIGWSRFCSKRKVCLAVSSSSSDEENVVMKAARLTDFNRIWLTYESERSERFYGFGEQFSHMNLKGKRVPIFVQEQGIGRGDQPITFAANLVSYRAGGDWSTTYAPSPFYMTSKMRSLYLEGYNYSVFDLTKHDRVQIQINGDSVQGRILHGNSPTELIENFTETIGRPPELPEWIISGAVVGMQGGTDAVHNVWNQLQAYNVPISAFWLQDWVGQRETLIGSQLWWNWEVDSARYMGWQKLIKDLRTQHINVMTYCNPCLAPMDNKPNVRRNLYEEAKKLDILIKDNHGEPYMVPNTAFDVGMLDLTHPSTASWFKQILRGMVDDGVRGWMADFGEGLPVDAHLYSGEDPVAAHNRYPELWAKLNREFVDEWRNSHSHGTKEQQGQDDGLVFFMRAGFRDSPRWAMLFWEGDQMVSWQTNDGIKSSVVGLLSGGISGYALNHSDIGGYCSVNLPFFKYRRSEELLLRWMELNAFTTVFRTHEGNKPSCNSQFYTNHKTLSHFARLAKIYQAWKFYRVQLIKEASLKGLPVCRHLFLHYPDDERVHSFTYEQFLVGTEILVVPVLDKGKGTVKAYFPVGESCLWKHIWTGNLYSQGTEAWIEAPIGNPAVFVKDGSLVGETFLKNLQEYSLL; from the exons ATGGCCACACTCAAAATCACAAAGAAACATCACAAACACCTAAACAATCCCTTCAATTCTCCCCCACAGTCTGGCCCTTTTGTTGAAGGGAAACTGTTCTTTAATTCGCAGACACTTCCTTCACACCAGATCTTTGACATTGGTAAAGATTTTCAGGTGAATTGGTCATCAACGGATGGAGGCTCTCTTTCAATATCTCATAAGTCTCAGCCTGCAAGACACATATGGTCTAGTGTTCCAGGACAGGCTTTTGTGTCTGCAGCAGTTGCAGAAACTGAGGTGGAAGAGAGCAGAGGATCATTTCTTGTCAAAGATAATGAGGTTCATGTGGTATGTAATCATCAAACAATTGATTGTATTAGGGCAGTAGTGGACGATTCTGATGTCAGTGTTGATGTGACAGATCAAAATCTTCCATCGTTTTGTGGTGGAAATGCCACAAAAATGGCAGAAAATGGTCGTCAGTCCCCTGCTTTGATGCTGACAGGAAAGATTATCGGTTCAAAGAAATGGAATAAGAAAGTTCAAGATCCTAAAAGCAGTTCCACCGCAGGTAATTCGGAGGACTGTTctatttttgcaaaatactGCATTTTGTTTGATCAGAAGAACGGTAATCAAGTTGGATTTCAAGTGAGGCTGGGGAAACCAAATGTGGAACTTCGCCAAAGAGTTTCTCCTAAAATCTACAAGGGCTTTGCCAGGAAGTTAACTGGAATTCGGAGACGCAGAATTGGATGGAGTAGATTCTGCTCGAAGAGGAAAGTGTGTCTAGCtgtttcatcatcatcatcagacGAGGAAAATGTAGTAATGAAGGCTGCAAGATTGACAGACTTCAACAGAATTTGGCTGACATATGAAAGTGAAAGAAGTGAGAGATTTTATGGTTTTGGAGAGCAGTTTTCTCATATgaatttgaaaggaaaaagagtaccaATTTTCGTTCAAGAACAGGGAATTGGGAGAGGAGATCAACCAATCACATTTGCAGCCAACTTGGTAAGCTACAg GGCAGGGGGTGATTGGAGTACAACTTATGCTCCTTCTCCATTTTATATGACATCAAAGATGAGGTCCCTTTACCTTGAAGGATACAATTATTCAGTCTTTGACCTAACAAAGCATGATAGAGTTCAAATACAG ATCAATGGAGACTCTGTTCAAGGTAGGATATTGCATGGCAATTCACCAACTGAGCTGATCGAAAACTTCACAGAAACTATTGGAAGACCTCCGGAACTTCCTGAGTGGATAATATCTGGTGCAGTTGTGGGAATGCAAGGTGGAACAGATGCCGTGCACAATGTTTGGAATCAGCTACAGGCCTACAATGTACCAATATCTGCATTCTGGTTACAG GATTGGGTAGGGCAGAGGGAGACATTGATAGGCTCACAACTATGGTGGAACTGGGAGGTAGATTCTGCAAGGTATATGGGATGGCAGAAACTAATCAAAGATCTTAGGACTCAACACATCAATGTGATGACGTACTGCAATCCTTGTCTAGCTCCG ATGGATAACAAACCTAATGTCAGGAGAAATCTCTATGAGGAGGCAAAGAAGTTGGACATACTAATAAAAGACAATCATGGAGAACCTTATATGGTTCCAAATACAGCTTTTGATGTGGGAATGTTGGATTTGACACATCCATCAACAGCAAGCTGGTTTAAGCAGATTTTGCGAGGCATGGTGGATGATGGAGTCAGGGGGTGGATGGCAGATTTTGGTGAAGGCCTTCCGGTAGATGCTCACCTATATTCAG GTGAAGATCCAGTGGCTGCCCACAACAGGTATCCAGAGCTTTGGGCCAAACTCAACAGGGAGTTTGTGGACGAGTGGCGAAATTCTCATAGTCATGGTACAAAGGAACAGCAAGGCCAAGATGATGGGTTGGTTTTCTTTATGAGGGCTGGGTTCAGGGACAGCCCCAGATGGGCAATGCTGTTCTGGGAAGGGGATCAAATGGTAAGCTGGCAAACCAACGATGGCATAAAAAGCTCAGTGGTTGGCTTGCTGAGTGGTGGAATTTCTGGCTATGCCTTGAACCATAGTGACATCGGAGGCTACTGTTCAGTAAATTTACCATTTTTCAAATACCGAAGAAGTGAAGAATTGCTCTTGCGGTGGATGGAGCTAAATGCATTCACCACTGTGTTCCGAACACATGAA GGAAACAAGCCATCCTGCAACAGCCAGTTCTACACAAACCACAAAACATTGTCACATTTCGCACGCTTAGCAAAAATATATCAAGCCTGGAAGTTTTACAGGGTTCAACTAATAAAG GAAGCCTCCCTAAAAGGTCTACCTGTATGTCGCCATCTATTCCTCCACTATCCAGATGATGAACGTGTTCACAGCTTCACCTATGAGCAATTTCTAGTTGGTACCGAGATCCTAGTTGTGCCTGTTCTTGACAAGGGGAAGGGAACTGTAAAGGCTTATTTCCCAGTTGGAGAAAGCTGCTTGTGGAAGCACATTTGGACAGGAAACCTGTATTCACAGGGTACTGAAGCTTGGATAGAAGCTCCAATAGGGAATCCTGCTGTTTTTGTCAAGGATGGTTCCCTTGTTGGAGAGACCTTCCTGAAAAACCTTCAGGAATATAGTTTACTATAA
- the LOC113740025 gene encoding DNA gyrase subunit B, chloroplastic/mitochondrial-like translates to MGLLVKPAFLYYYTRRMASASAFLSSAFSSGFHSQSTSNTTTFFPLSPHSYPHLSFPLYLRRRIRFSLSNQNLAQNVACPRAFMSTEAFQGTKSSSAYGSEQIQVLEGLDPVRKRPGMYIGSTGFRGLHQLVYEILDNAIDEAQAGFASKVDVVLLSDNSVSITDNGRGIPTDLHPMTKKSSLETVLTVLHAGGKFGGSNSGYSVSGGLHGVGLSVVNALSEALEVTVWRDGKEFSQKYSRGKPVTPLIYHELPTEPRDHRGTRIQFWPDQEVFTSEIQFDYKTIAARLRELAFLNPELTITLKKEDIEPEKIQYNEYFYAGGLAEYVKWLNTDKKPIHDVFGFRKEADGITIDAALQWCSDGYHEGLYGFANSIRTNDGGTHIDGIKAALTRTLNNMGKKSKIMKEDISLSGEHVREGLTCVISVKVPNPEFEGQTKTRLGNPEVRRVVDQSVQEYLTEYLELHPDVLDSILLKALNSYKASLAAKRARELVRQKSVLKSSSLPGKLADCSSSEPEESEIFIVEGDSAGGSAKQGRDRRFQAILPLRGKILNIERKDEAAMYKNEEIQNLILGLGLGVKGEDFKKEALRYHKIIILTDADVDGAHIRTLLLTFFFRYEKALFDEGCIYVGVPPLYKVERGKQIYYCYDDSELKKLQSSFPANASYNIQRFKGLGEMMPMQLWETTMNPETRLLKQLKVEDAAEANVVFSSLMGSQVDMRKELIKNSMSMVNLDQLDI, encoded by the exons ATGGGTCTTCTTGTGAAGCCAGCTTTTTTGTACTACTATACTAGGAGAATGGCCTCTGCTTCCGCCTTCTTATCTTCCGCTTTTTCCTCTGGTTTTCACTCCCAAAGCACCTCCAATACTACTACCTTCTTCCCTCTTTCTCCCCACTCCTATCCCCACCTCTCCTTCCCACTTTACCTCAG GCGGAGAATTAGATTTAGTCTTTCAAACCAGAATTTGGCGCAAAATGTTGCGTGCCCGAGAGCATTTATGTCCACCGAAGCATTTCAAGGGACTAAAAGTTCCAGTGCTTATGGTTCTGAACAAATTCAG GTTTTGGAGGGTTTGGATCCTGTGAGGAAAAGACCAGGAATGTATATTGGGAGCACTGGCTTTCGTGGGCTTCACCAATTG GTTTATGAGATCTTAGATAATGCCATTGATGAGGCACAGGCAGGTTTTGCTTCAAAAGTGGATGTCGTCCTGCTTTCTGACAATTCAGTGAGCATCACAGATAATGGGCGTGGG ATCCCAACTGACTTGCATCCGATGACGAAAAAATCTTCCCTGGAAACTGTGTTGACG GTTCTGCATGCAGGTGGCAAGTTTGGTGGTTCCAATAGTGGATATAGTGTCTCAGGAGGATTACATGGTGTGGGCTTGTCTGTAGTTAATGCTTTGTCTGAG GCTCTAGAAGTGACTGTTTGGCGTGACGGGAAAGAATTCAGTCAGAAATATTCACGTGGGAAGCCTGTGACACCGTTAATTTATCATGAGCTTCCCACGGAACCAAGAGATCATAGAGGGACTCGGATTCAGTTTTGGCCAGATCAGGAAG TATTCACATCTGAGATACAATTTGATTATAAGACTATTGCTGCACGATTGAGGGAGCTTGCTTTTCTAAATCCTGAG CTTACAATTACGCTaaaaaaagaggatatagagccAGAAAAGATCCAATACAATGAATACTTTTATGCTGGTGGGCTAGCTGAGTATGTGAAATGGTTAAATACCGACAAG AAACCTATCCATGATGTATTTGGCTTCAGAAAAGAAGCAGATGGAATCACAATTGATGCAGCTCTCCAGTG GTGCTCAGATGGATATCACGAAGGACTTTATGGGTTTGCCAACAGCATCCGGACAAATGATGGTGGGACTCACATAGATGGCATCAAGGCTGCCCTGACTAGGACATTGAACAACATGGGAAAGAAGTCGAAGATTATGAAG GAGGATATCAGTTTAAGTGGTGAACATGTAAGGGAAGGATTAACTTGTGTAATATCAGTTAAAGTTCCGAATCCAGAGTTTGAAGGGCAAACAAAG ACAAGGTTGGGAAACCCAGAGGTGCGGAGGGTTGTTGATCAATCTGTTCAAGAGTATCTTACTGAATACTTGGAGTTGCATCCAGATGTTCTTGATTCAATCCTTTTGAAGGCTCTTAATTCTTATAAG GCTTCACTTGCAGCGAAGAGGGCTAGGGAATTGGTGAGACAAAAAAGTGTATTGAAATCATCTTCTCTACCTGGAAAGCTTGCTGATTGTTCATCCTCAGAGCCCGAAGAATCTG AGATTTTTATTGTTGAGGGAGATTCAGCCGGTGGAAGTGCAAAACAAGGTCGTGATCGGCGGTTTCag GCCATTCTGCCTTTGAGAGGTAAAATATTGAACATTGAAAGGAAAGATGAAGCAGCAATgtacaaaaatgaagaaattcagAATCTTATTCTTGGCCTAGGACTTGGTGTGAAG GGAGAGGATTTCAAAAAGGAGGCTCTTCGATATCATAAAATCATAATTCTAACAGATGCTGATGTCGATGGTGCTCACATTCGAACATTATTGCTGACTTTTTTCTTTAGATACGAG AAAGCATTGTTTGATGAAGGCTGCATATATGTTGGTGTCCCTCCTCTATACAAG GTTGAGAGGGGAAAGCAAATATACTACTGCTATGATGATTCAGAATTGAAAAAACTTCAGAGTTCATTTCCTGCCAACGCATCATACAACATTCAGAGATTCAAAG GCTTGGGAGAGATGATGCCAATGCAACTGTGGGAAACAACTATGAATCCAGAGACAAGGCTGCTAAAACAGTTGAaggtagaggatgcagcagaaGCAAATGTAGTTTTCTCGTCCCTCATGGGTAGTCAG GTGGACATGAGGAAAGAGCTTATAAAGAACTCCATGAGCATGGTCAACCTTGATCAACTGGACATATGA